The Rhopalosiphum maidis isolate BTI-1 chromosome 1, ASM367621v3, whole genome shotgun sequence genome has a segment encoding these proteins:
- the LOC113560653 gene encoding uncharacterized protein LOC113560653, translated as MTRNSGMSLPLRLLLLSSALATVAVAQSNYDQVENSIEFPSPDRGLPESTVLDGKVTKLDELAPVIFLNRTKAALNCAAGFMQIELKFEEPFYGRAYADFDRSSACTVTGKGNNTARIDLPLKGCGTRQDPQRVFTNNIVVRFHPFLEMDGDEVVTIVCRYPPPIAPPPAGIPNKIIDLPSTPLEPPLKGFQILLIVCGILFLSLVLLGLGCSYYCLRNQQVQVVRRHPLSSVGSDKLSDSSLSMFDGLKIPRARAPTLDSSSGSEMALVSAGDTLPSDYPSESPSSGHSEAEDVDGRSLRQSPSSGGSYENRAFQQDYYAERYQHLPAPTITPPPPPVQPKFDVQLRVKRAPPPTPSPTPPPSESEASVAALERNLTTILEKDETMSMTTSIAAAEEQYRPVYSTVVRKDRDETEWYRTEENVSVANSEIRRSPPPPPPSAQLHTATDNHRYATTSKYTTEMQVDVVEPPVVPTKRPEITSHTVDDVFLKTITEKKTIEDIERHRREVVEYKPRPVPPPASWDVTIKNYPNPDALYPQSGEDTATDWDSYSEASSVTGYPPAGVDRQTRIQSYNSNVMSTATTEENQIRYLSTMDVPVPKPENWESLVRVLEPEPEQLEPNARYRVEQTLTLDDKRKWRQIITTESTLRQLITEATVREDFERIRSDPKYERIFEPEKWDVIIRVIAPPQHYDQKAAGSSNRYTKKKTEFEGARTRRNSLPTVYEYDSDGGSSVRTLTAADDHGPMGPTRSRKTSRSSFKSDMDVRSMSEMMVDFRRPEMPDNYSDVSSAYNYNYQQNQHQYQYRRGGSSYYADDDAGSLVRSLSQPSLARSASEFTENNWGLRIRSYEDGDDLSSPDHTPRSSFRSTRGPRQLQQQSYSAETEFDGARAAATGANATTGRRRMFGGRTVSAAEWFHDSDENDATYR; from the exons ATGACTAGAAACAGCGGTATGTCACTGCCACTGCGGTTGTTGCTACTGTCGTCGGCCTTGGCGACGGTGGCCGTAGCCCAGTCGAACTACGATCAGGTCGAAAACAGTATCGAATTCCCAAGTCCAGATCGGGGTCTGCCTGAATCCACGGTGCTGGACGGCAAGGTCACCAAGCTGGACGAATTGGCCccagttatatttttgaacaggACCAAAGCGGCGCTGAATTGTGCCGCCGGATTTATGCAG ATCGAACTCAAGTTCGAAGAACCATTTTACGGTAGGGCTTATGCAGATTTTGACCGGAGCAGTGCGTGCACTGTGACTGGAAAAGGTAACAATACAGCCAGGATCGACTTGCCGCTAAAAGGATGTGGTACAAGACAA gATCCGCAAAGAGTTTTTACCAACAACATCGTAGTCAGGTTCCATCCTTTCTTAGAAATGGACGGTGACGAAGTGGTAACGATAGTGTGCAGATATCCACCGCCTATTGCACCACCACCAGCTGGTATACCTAACAAAAT TATCGATTTACCATCGACGCCACTGGAACCACCACTAAAGGGCTTCCAGATCCTGTTGATTGTGTGTGGCATACTATTTTTGTCGCTGGTCTTGTTAGGCCTCGGATGTTCGTACTACTGCCTGCGCAACCAGCAAGTGCAGGTGGTCCGTCGGCACCCGTTGTCGTCCGTCGGCTCGGACAAACTGTCCGACTCCAGCTTATCCATGTTCGATGGGCTGAAGATACCGCGGGCCAGGGCTCCGACACTAGACAGCTCTTCGGGTTCTGAAATGGCTCTGGTCAGCGCTGGTGATACACTGCCTAGTGACTATCCGTCCGAATCGCCCAGTTCCGGCCACTCAGAAGCGGAAGACGTGGACGGCCGCAGTTTAAGACAGTCACCAAGTTCCGGCGGATCGTACGAAAATCGGGCATTCCAGCAAGATTACTACGCGGAACGGTACCAACACTTGCCAGCACCGACCATTACGCCACCACCACCCCCAGTACAACCGAAGTTCGACGTTCAGCTTCGTGTGAAACGAGCTCCACCACCCACACCAAGCCCTACGCCACCACCGTCCGAGTCCGAGGCGAGCGTGGCAGCCTTAGAACGAAACCTGACCACCATTTTAGAAAAGGACGAGACGATGTCGATGACTACTTCGATAGCAGCGGCCGAGGAACAGTACCGACCAGTGTATTCGACGGTTGTGCGCAAGGACAGGGACGAGACTGAATGGTACAGGACGGAAGAGAACGTATCGGTCGCCAACTCAGAAATAAGAAGGTCGCCGCCACCGCCTCCACCATCAGCGCAACTTCATACAGCGACTGACAATCATCGGTATGCCACTACGTCTAAATATACGACTGAGATGCAAGTGGACGTCGTCGAACCGCCTGTGGTGCCGACCAAACGACCAGAAATCACGTCGCATACGGTTGATGACGTGTTCCTGAAGACGATTACCGAGAAGAAAACGATCGAAGACATCGAACGACATCGTCGAGAAGTGGTTGAGTACAAGCCGCGACCGGTGCCGCCGCCGGCCAGCTGGGATGTGACCATTAAGAACTACCCGAATCCGGACGCGTTGTACCCTCAGTCTGGTGAAGACACTGCCACCGACTGGGATAGTTACTCCGAGGCGTCGTCAGTGACCGGTTATCCGCCGGCTGGTGTTGACCGCCAGACAAGGATTCAGTCATACAACAGTAACGTGATGTCGACAGCCACTACCGAGGAGAATCAAATTAGGTACCTGAGCACTATGGATGTGCCAGTGCCCAAGCCGGAAAACTGGGAATCGTTGGTTCGAGTCTTGGAACCGGAACCTGAGCAGCTGGAACCCAACGCTAGATATAGGGTTGAGCAGACACTGACGCTAGATGACAAACGTAAGTGGCGGCAGATAATCACTACCGAATCGACGCTCCGGCAGCTTATCACCGAGGCAACTGTCCGGGAAGACTTCGAGCGCATCCGTAGCGATCCCAAGTACGAAAGGATATTCGAACCAGAAAAGTGGGACGTTATCATACGCGTGATTGCACCACCGCAACACTACGACCAGAAGGCCGCAGGGTCGTCCAACAGGTACACCAAGAAGAAGACCGAGTTTGAAGGAGCTAGGACGAGGAGAAACTCACTGCCAACTGTCTACGAATACGATTCTGATGGCGGGTCTAGCGTGAGGACGTTAACGGCAGCCGACGATCATGGTCCCATGGGACCAACCCGGTCAAGGAAAACGTCCAGGTCAAGCTTCAAATCTGACATGGATGTCAG ATCGATGAGCGAGATGATGGTGGACTTCCGTCGACCGGAAATGCCGGACAACTACAGCGACGTGAGCTCGGCGTACAACTACAACTATCAGCAGAACCAGCACCAGTATCAATACCGCCGGGGCGGTTCGTCTTATTACGCCGACGACGACGCGGGCAGTTTGGTCCGGTCGCTCAGCCAACCGTCGCTGGCCCGGTCCGCGTCCGAATTCACCGAAAACAACTGGGGACTCCGGATCCGGTCGTACGAAGACGGCGACGACTTGAGCAGTCCCGATCACACGCCCAGGTCTTCGTTCCGGTCGACCCGTGGTCCGCGGCAGCTGCAACAGCAGTCGTATTCCGCCGAGACGGAGTTCGACGGAGCTCGCGCCGCCGCCACTGGCGCGAACGCGACTACTGGCCGGAGGAGGATGTTCGGCGGTCGCACCGTGTCCGCGGCAGAGTGGTTCCACGACTCGGACGAAAACGACGCCACTTACAGATGA